From Cyclobacteriaceae bacterium, a single genomic window includes:
- a CDS encoding T9SS type B sorting domain-containing protein codes for MKERSLLIVLFLTIAATAMAQPYVSRLGRFQVDQRKMCAGYTITLTNLLSPGVECTPGKPCVMNYEGANIQQQFTYQYNTPGTYRLTVLYQSLGFDDITITVVPNIQPSFDIYACSGNGAQVKVQDSNYEQYVIDFNNDGTPEAVIPFSNNATANNTFAPPGTYTIAVKGRNVNSADNCNAKTQPFTSLGALPTPVINTLTSVDASSIKLDFTTAVNVLYRLEIATNNSTTFQILQNVYGINTVTIPGLKLDENFYCFRLTPYDPCIPGPALPSNIVCSDRFTATAISDSNQLAWVTSSTGVSNYTISRNNGAYFTTGAQTFNDIAPNIVCKTNYCYRITTNYSNGSKSISLEKCVKSFSTKIPTLINDVSALAGAVSGVDLTWTQDPAFIPQSYSVLKSVNRGTYDFLSSSGTTKFSDATYTTAANICYRINYIDVCDNNSPQGTPVCPIKLSGTLDKSNVITLHWTGFKGWKNGVNHYQLEKYSIQGTLIRTVTLTDSTFVDDQIDLNNQLVRYIVRAIPNDLALLPSVSNVVEFIKNANLYYPTAFTPNNDNLNDKFIVSGQYISKITLKIFDRWGSLLFATEKNEAWDGHREGKTMPPSTYVWQVEITDLAGRTFSREGIVALLAN; via the coding sequence GTGAAAGAGAGAAGCTTACTTATTGTTTTGTTCTTAACGATTGCAGCAACAGCGATGGCGCAACCATATGTAAGTCGTCTGGGTCGCTTTCAGGTCGACCAGAGAAAGATGTGCGCCGGCTATACGATCACCCTTACCAATCTGTTAAGTCCGGGTGTAGAGTGTACTCCTGGTAAGCCTTGTGTCATGAATTATGAAGGCGCCAATATTCAACAGCAGTTCACCTATCAATATAACACGCCCGGAACGTACAGACTTACGGTTTTGTATCAATCTCTTGGCTTTGATGACATTACCATTACTGTTGTCCCAAACATTCAGCCCAGTTTTGATATCTATGCCTGTTCCGGAAACGGAGCCCAGGTAAAAGTTCAGGACAGCAACTATGAACAATACGTTATTGATTTTAATAACGACGGAACTCCTGAAGCGGTGATTCCTTTTTCAAACAACGCTACCGCCAACAATACCTTTGCACCTCCGGGGACGTATACGATCGCTGTCAAGGGACGTAATGTTAATTCTGCTGATAACTGTAATGCAAAGACCCAGCCTTTTACATCGTTGGGAGCATTACCGACTCCGGTTATCAATACACTGACTTCGGTGGATGCTTCTTCCATCAAACTGGATTTTACAACTGCTGTCAATGTTCTGTATCGGCTGGAGATTGCAACCAACAACTCTACAACGTTTCAGATCCTTCAAAACGTTTATGGAATCAATACGGTAACGATCCCTGGCCTTAAGCTGGACGAGAATTTTTATTGTTTCCGCCTGACACCATATGATCCGTGTATTCCGGGACCTGCTCTGCCCTCCAATATTGTTTGCTCGGATAGATTTACTGCCACGGCTATCAGTGATTCGAATCAACTGGCATGGGTCACGAGTTCGACGGGTGTTTCCAATTATACCATCTCGAGAAATAACGGTGCTTACTTTACAACCGGCGCGCAGACGTTTAATGATATAGCCCCAAATATTGTCTGCAAGACAAATTACTGCTACCGGATCACTACCAATTACAGCAATGGAAGCAAAAGCATTTCACTTGAAAAGTGTGTGAAGTCCTTTTCGACAAAGATACCGACCCTCATCAATGATGTGAGCGCGTTAGCTGGAGCGGTTAGTGGTGTGGATCTTACCTGGACACAGGATCCAGCATTCATTCCACAGAGTTATTCTGTTTTGAAATCTGTCAATCGGGGTACTTATGATTTCCTATCATCCAGTGGCACTACTAAATTCTCTGACGCAACCTATACGACAGCGGCCAACATCTGTTATCGCATTAATTATATTGATGTCTGTGATAATAACAGTCCCCAGGGGACGCCGGTTTGTCCAATAAAATTATCAGGAACGCTTGATAAGAGTAATGTGATTACACTTCACTGGACTGGTTTTAAAGGATGGAAGAACGGAGTCAATCATTATCAGCTTGAAAAGTACAGTATACAGGGGACGTTGATCCGGACGGTGACATTAACAGATTCTACTTTTGTTGATGATCAGATCGATCTCAACAATCAGCTTGTAAGGTATATTGTAAGAGCGATCCCAAATGATCTTGCGCTTCTTCCTTCGGTTTCAAATGTTGTGGAGTTCATTAAGAATGCAAATCTTTATTATCCGACGGCCTTCACTCCCAACAATGATAATCTCAATGATAAGTTCATTGTATCGGGTCAATATATTTCGAAGATCACATTAAAGATATTTGACCGATGGGGTTCCCTCCTTTTTGCTACAGAAAAAAATGAAGCATGGGATGGCCATCGTGAAGGAAAAACCATGCCTCCCTCCACCTACGTCTGGCAAGTAGAGATCACTGACCTTGCGGGAAGAACTTTCTCAAGAGAGGGAATTGTAGCGTTGCTCGCGAACTGA
- a CDS encoding YbaB/EbfC family nucleoid-associated protein → MLDMMKMMGKVKEMQTRLKEAQDNLEKITATGETGAGMVKATVNGKKKVLSIEIDPTIMSSNDKVLVQDLVVAAVNRALEEVDVKAKEEIRKSTDGILPNIPGMDFSGMMG, encoded by the coding sequence ATGCTGGATATGATGAAAATGATGGGTAAGGTGAAGGAGATGCAAACCCGGTTGAAAGAAGCCCAGGACAATCTTGAAAAAATCACAGCTACGGGAGAGACGGGAGCAGGAATGGTAAAGGCAACGGTCAACGGCAAGAAGAAAGTGCTTTCCATAGAAATTGATCCTACGATCATGTCATCAAATGATAAAGTGCTGGTTCAGGATCTAGTCGTTGCTGCTGTCAATCGCGCACTGGAAGAAGTAGACGTCAAGGCAAAAGAAGAAATCAGAAAAAGTACTGATGGGATATTGCCAAATATTCCGGGTATGGATTTTAGTGGCATGATGGGATGA
- a CDS encoding PspC domain-containing protein, with translation MKRLQHFFQEHAFGVCSALGDKLGIASSSIRIFFIYASFLTMGSPIIVYLGLAFILNMRKHLRRSNSSVLDF, from the coding sequence ATGAAACGGTTGCAGCATTTTTTTCAGGAACACGCCTTCGGGGTATGTTCTGCTTTAGGTGATAAGTTGGGGATAGCTTCTTCCAGCATCCGGATATTCTTTATTTATGCCTCTTTTCTCACAATGGGCTCCCCAATCATAGTTTATCTCGGATTGGCCTTCATACTCAACATGAGAAAGCATCTCCGCCGCAGCAATAGCTCCGTGCTTGATTTCTAG
- a CDS encoding glycosyltransferase family 2 protein — translation MTSTAVVILNYNGSELLRKFLPSVIEHSVGARIVVADNGSTDASIEVLKKEFPMVDLISIGSNLGYCGGYNFALKNIKEEYSVLLNSDVAVTSGWLTPLVKQLDEHPQSAAVQPKILSYQEQKSFEYAGAGGGYIDSFGYPFCRGRLFYAIEEDKGQYNNPQEIFWASGACLMVKTRLFHEVGGFDQDFFAHMEEIDLCWRLQRAGYIIFYDGSSTIYHLGGGTLSVSNPFKTYLNFKNGLSLIYKNLPAGELAIKFPIRIVLDWVASLKFTLAGSFKDGSSVIRAHRHFFSGWGRERLRRRSTAKFPYKRLRNQYHGMIVWDFFIAGKKKYSQLKGR, via the coding sequence ATGACCAGCACGGCCGTTGTTATCCTTAATTATAATGGCAGCGAATTGCTGCGAAAGTTTCTTCCCTCCGTTATTGAGCATAGTGTCGGCGCCCGCATTGTTGTTGCTGACAATGGTTCAACGGATGCATCCATCGAAGTATTAAAGAAAGAATTTCCCATGGTTGATCTGATCTCTATCGGATCCAATCTTGGATACTGCGGGGGCTATAATTTTGCATTAAAGAACATAAAGGAAGAATATTCTGTTTTGTTAAATTCCGATGTGGCGGTTACATCCGGTTGGTTAACGCCACTGGTGAAGCAACTCGATGAGCATCCACAGTCGGCAGCGGTTCAACCGAAGATACTTTCCTATCAGGAGCAAAAATCTTTTGAGTATGCGGGTGCAGGTGGTGGATACATTGATTCATTCGGTTATCCTTTTTGCAGAGGAAGATTATTTTATGCTATTGAAGAAGACAAAGGGCAATACAATAATCCGCAGGAAATTTTCTGGGCATCGGGAGCCTGCCTGATGGTGAAGACCCGGTTGTTTCATGAGGTGGGTGGTTTTGATCAGGATTTTTTCGCTCATATGGAAGAGATCGATCTGTGCTGGCGGTTGCAGCGGGCAGGCTATATCATTTTCTATGATGGGTCCAGCACCATTTATCATCTTGGCGGAGGAACGCTTTCTGTATCCAATCCATTCAAGACCTATCTGAATTTTAAGAATGGGTTAAGTCTTATCTATAAAAATCTTCCTGCAGGTGAACTGGCTATTAAGTTTCCGATAAGAATTGTGCTGGACTGGGTGGCTTCATTGAAGTTTACACTGGCAGGCTCTTTCAAAGATGGAAGCTCTGTGATCCGTGCTCACCGTCACTTCTTCAGTGGCTGGGGAAGAGAGCGCTTGCGTCGTCGGTCGACAGCGAAGTTCCCATATAAGAGGTTACGCAATCAGTACCATGGTATGATCGTGTGGGATTTCTTTATCGCTGGAAAGAAAAAATACAGCCAGTTAAAGGGAAGATAA
- the hutH gene encoding histidine ammonia-lyase has product MHQHTISSKVLTLADLEKILQPDSQLTLSEESKGKILKCREYLDNKIATTSQPLYGVNTGFGSLYNKNISREDLERLQDNLVKSHACGTGPEIPTEIIRLMLFLKAQSLSYGYSGVQVETVQRLTDLFNKNIFPKVYEMGSLGASGDLAPLAHLSLPLIGLGEVTMEGKTFSSKEILERFKWQPLHFKAKEGLALLNGTQFMGAFGVWCVISANRLLTLANRIGALSLDVFDGRIEPFDKKVHAIRPQKGQAKVAADIKRILEGSALIAQTKKHVQDPYSFRCIPQVHGASLDSIEYVTQVFLAEVNGVTDNPNIFPEEDEIISAGNFHGQPLALALDFLCIAVAELGSISERRTFQLISGSRDLPNYLVANPGINSGLMIPQYTAASLVSQNKQLCTPASVDSIVSSNGQEDHVSMGANAALKAYRVVNNVFSVLAIELITAAQALHFRRPVQTSHQLEEFVNTFRKVVPFMETDRLLHDDMTKAEKFLKEITLKE; this is encoded by the coding sequence GTGCATCAGCATACTATCTCTTCCAAGGTTCTTACGCTCGCTGATCTGGAAAAGATCCTTCAGCCGGATTCCCAGTTGACGCTATCGGAAGAATCCAAAGGGAAGATCTTAAAATGCCGCGAATACCTCGACAACAAGATTGCTACCACCTCACAACCACTCTATGGTGTGAATACCGGATTCGGCTCTCTCTATAACAAGAACATTTCAAGGGAAGATCTTGAACGACTTCAAGATAATCTGGTGAAGTCACATGCGTGCGGCACAGGACCGGAGATTCCGACAGAGATCATTCGACTGATGCTCTTCTTAAAAGCGCAATCTCTTTCTTATGGTTACTCCGGCGTTCAGGTAGAAACCGTCCAGCGCTTAACTGATCTTTTTAACAAGAACATTTTTCCCAAGGTATATGAGATGGGTTCACTCGGTGCTTCCGGTGACCTTGCTCCTCTCGCACATTTATCATTGCCTTTGATCGGGCTGGGTGAAGTAACGATGGAAGGAAAGACTTTTTCTTCCAAAGAGATTCTGGAGAGATTTAAATGGCAGCCTCTTCACTTCAAGGCAAAGGAAGGTCTTGCATTGTTGAATGGCACTCAGTTCATGGGAGCCTTTGGTGTGTGGTGTGTGATCAGTGCTAACCGTTTACTAACGCTTGCCAACAGGATCGGTGCTTTATCACTCGATGTATTTGATGGGAGGATCGAACCTTTTGATAAAAAAGTTCATGCTATCCGTCCACAAAAAGGTCAGGCGAAAGTTGCTGCCGACATCAAAAGAATACTGGAAGGAAGTGCACTGATTGCTCAGACAAAGAAACATGTGCAGGATCCATATTCATTCCGTTGCATACCGCAGGTTCATGGCGCGAGTCTCGATAGTATAGAATATGTAACGCAGGTTTTTCTTGCTGAGGTTAACGGAGTAACTGACAACCCGAATATCTTTCCGGAAGAGGACGAGATCATTTCGGCTGGTAATTTTCATGGTCAGCCGCTGGCACTGGCACTGGATTTTCTTTGTATCGCTGTGGCGGAACTGGGAAGCATTTCCGAAAGGAGAACTTTTCAGCTGATCAGCGGTTCGCGTGATCTGCCCAATTACTTAGTTGCCAATCCTGGTATTAACTCCGGATTGATGATACCACAATATACAGCAGCCTCTCTGGTAAGTCAGAATAAACAGCTCTGCACACCGGCTTCCGTTGATTCTATTGTTTCGTCCAACGGACAGGAAGATCATGTGAGCATGGGGGCGAATGCTGCATTAAAAGCGTATCGCGTTGTGAATAATGTCTTTTCGGTGCTGGCCATTGAATTAATTACGGCAGCGCAGGCTTTGCATTTCAGGCGCCCGGTGCAAACTTCACATCAATTGGAAGAATTTGTGAATACTTTCCGTAAGGTTGTGCCGTTTATGGAAACAGACCGTTTGCTTCATGATGACATGACAAAGGCGGAAAAATTTCTAAAAGAGATTACCTTGAAAGAATAA